From Penaeus chinensis breed Huanghai No. 1 chromosome 43, ASM1920278v2, whole genome shotgun sequence, a single genomic window includes:
- the LOC125048153 gene encoding uncharacterized protein LOC125048153, with the protein MMRSLADEARFFVYAYNTTTLVTTAGLALGIFFVITALVLYFYYYSTTNGRAGGEWEYSGNGRSSYDYVADILGYLEKAFIDYGVEQEECRRRLMCEAHLPNAHLVNKPVVDTLTHLMSQVTDEDVATATTQEATAVRNIQLAARHGLDEQGCQTYEQACPHVSLSSVVHNGR; encoded by the exons ATGATGAGAAGCCTCGCGGACGAAGCCAGATTCTTCGTCTACGCCTACAACACCACGACCCTCGTCACCACAGCCGGCTTGGCTCTGGGGATTTTCTTCGTCATTACGGCGTTGGTTCTGTACTTCTATTATTACTCGACTACGAACGGCAGggcaggaggagagtgggagtacTCAg gtAACGGCCGCAGCAGTTACGACTACGTAGCAGACATTCTGGGCTACTTGGAGAAAGCTTTCATCGACTACGGTGTGGAGCAGGAGGAGTGTCGCCGGCGCCTGATGTGTGAAGCTCACCTGCCCAACGCTCACCTGGTCAACAAGCCCGTGGTAGACACGCTCACCCATCTCATGAG CCAAGTAACAGACGAGGACGTGGCAACAGCAACCACCCAAGAAGCCACCGCCGTACGGAACATACAGCTGGCAGCACGGCACGGCCTAGACGAACAGGGGTGCCAGACGTACGAGCAAGCGTGTCCACATGTCTCGCTATCAAGTGTAGTTCACAACGGGCgctaa